From one Bradyrhizobium sp. Ash2021 genomic stretch:
- a CDS encoding ABC transporter ATP-binding protein, which yields MNETVLELEKLTIALPPGADRANAVSDIDLVLRAGKVTCLIGESGSGKSLVARSILGLLPRPHVRVGSGRILFEGQDLAIAPQDKMRAIRGAKIGMIFQEPMTALNPLHTIGRQLDEVLRIHTPLGKAARHARVLELIDGVHLPEPGRIIRSFPHQLSGGQRQRAMIAMALLLNPRLLIADEPTTALDVTTQAQILYLIRELQREHGTSVLFITHDFGVVADIADEVAVLQRGTLVERGTAAAVLGAPGHPYTKALIAAVPKLMPPTARPANTQPFIIEARDVAKTYGTRGLFGGRVTHALAGVAMELRRGETLGLVGESGSGKSTLARAITRLMPIDGGEILLGGADIAQLSRRQLRPVRKRVQMVFQDPYASLDPRQCIIDIIAEGPIIHGTLPAKAREEAQALLGLVGLDPSAARRFPHEFSGGQRQRIGIARALALHPEVLVADEPVSGLDVSVQAQVLALLADIKARLHLSMLFVTHDLRVALQVCDRIAVMKQGQVVEVAPTAEIFFNPQHSYTKALFAAVPGGTWQDRKAS from the coding sequence ATGAACGAGACTGTTCTCGAACTTGAAAAGCTCACGATCGCTCTGCCGCCCGGCGCCGACCGCGCCAACGCCGTGAGCGATATCGATCTCGTTTTGCGCGCCGGCAAAGTGACATGCCTGATCGGCGAGAGCGGATCGGGCAAATCGCTCGTCGCGCGTTCGATCCTTGGCCTGCTGCCCCGCCCGCATGTGCGCGTCGGGAGCGGCCGTATCCTGTTCGAAGGCCAGGATCTCGCCATCGCGCCGCAAGACAAGATGCGCGCCATTCGTGGCGCAAAAATCGGCATGATCTTCCAGGAACCGATGACGGCGCTGAACCCGCTGCACACGATCGGCCGCCAACTCGATGAAGTGCTGCGCATCCATACGCCACTCGGGAAAGCCGCACGCCACGCCCGCGTGCTCGAATTGATCGACGGCGTCCATCTGCCGGAACCCGGCCGCATCATCCGTTCGTTTCCCCACCAATTGAGCGGCGGTCAGCGCCAGCGCGCGATGATTGCCATGGCTTTGCTGCTCAATCCGCGGCTGTTGATCGCCGACGAGCCGACGACCGCGCTCGACGTCACGACCCAGGCGCAAATCCTCTATCTGATCCGCGAGCTGCAGCGCGAGCACGGCACATCTGTTCTCTTCATCACGCATGATTTCGGCGTCGTCGCCGACATTGCCGATGAGGTCGCGGTGCTGCAGCGTGGCACCTTGGTCGAACGCGGCACGGCCGCCGCCGTGCTCGGCGCGCCGGGCCATCCCTATACCAAGGCCTTGATTGCCGCTGTGCCAAAGCTCATGCCGCCGACCGCGCGGCCGGCGAATACGCAACCGTTCATCATCGAGGCGCGCGATGTCGCCAAGACCTATGGCACGCGAGGCCTGTTTGGCGGGCGTGTCACGCATGCTCTGGCCGGCGTGGCGATGGAACTGCGTCGCGGTGAGACACTCGGCCTCGTTGGGGAAAGCGGCTCAGGCAAGAGCACTTTGGCGCGCGCCATCACGCGGCTCATGCCGATTGACGGCGGCGAAATTCTGCTTGGCGGCGCGGATATCGCCCAGCTCTCGCGCCGCCAGCTCCGCCCGGTCCGCAAACGCGTGCAAATGGTGTTTCAGGATCCCTACGCTTCGCTCGATCCGCGCCAGTGCATCATCGACATCATTGCGGAAGGCCCCATCATCCACGGCACCCTGCCCGCCAAAGCCCGCGAGGAGGCGCAAGCGCTGCTCGGCCTCGTCGGGCTCGACCCGTCGGCCGCACGGCGTTTTCCGCATGAGTTCAGCGGCGGCCAGCGCCAACGGATCGGCATTGCCCGCGCGCTCGCGCTTCATCCGGAAGTGTTGGTTGCGGACGAGCCGGTCTCGGGGCTCGACGTGTCGGTGCAAGCGCAGGTGCTCGCTCTGCTCGCCGATATCAAGGCGCGGCTGCATCTCAGCATGCTGTTCGTGACGCATGATTTGCGCGTCGCGCTGCAAGTCTGCGACCGCATCGCCGTGATGAAACAAGGCCAGGTGGTCGAAGTGGCGCCGACCGCCGAGATCTTTTTCAATCCGCAGCATTCCTATACCAAGGCCTTGTTCGCCGCCGTGCCTGGGGGCACCTGGCAAGACCGGAAAGCGTCATGA
- a CDS encoding ABC transporter permease has protein sequence MWAGFARFARNRMALFGAAVLLCLLLLVVFTPVIYPDDPFKLVGPALQPPGGRFLLGTDTLGRDVASEIAYGARTSLIIGVGATLAAIVFGAVAGGVAGYYRGRTETVLMRITEFFQTIPAFIFALLIVAILSPSVCSEIIAIAAVSWPSIARLVRGEFVSLGGREFVQACAGLGASDARIIFNHMLPNCASSIIAVGSLLIGTAILLEAGLAFLGLGDPNVMSWGLIISAGRAVLRSAWWICTFPGIAILLTVLGINLIGDGLNEALNPRLRER, from the coding sequence ATGTGGGCGGGCTTCGCGCGGTTCGCGCGCAATCGGATGGCACTGTTCGGCGCAGCCGTGCTGCTGTGCCTGCTCCTGCTCGTCGTGTTCACGCCGGTGATCTACCCCGATGATCCGTTCAAGCTCGTTGGACCCGCCTTGCAGCCGCCGGGCGGGCGCTTTCTGCTCGGCACCGACACGCTCGGCCGCGACGTCGCGTCGGAAATCGCTTACGGCGCGCGCACTTCGCTCATCATCGGTGTCGGCGCGACCCTCGCCGCAATTGTCTTCGGCGCGGTGGCCGGAGGGGTCGCCGGCTATTATCGCGGGCGCACCGAGACCGTGCTGATGCGCATCACGGAATTCTTCCAAACCATCCCGGCCTTCATCTTCGCTCTGTTGATCGTCGCTATCCTCTCACCCTCGGTCTGTAGCGAGATCATCGCAATCGCCGCAGTCTCCTGGCCAAGCATCGCGCGACTCGTGCGAGGGGAATTCGTGTCGCTCGGCGGCCGCGAATTCGTGCAGGCCTGCGCGGGCCTCGGAGCGAGCGATGCGCGCATCATCTTCAATCACATGCTGCCGAACTGCGCCTCCTCCATCATCGCGGTCGGTTCGCTGCTGATCGGCACTGCTATACTGCTCGAAGCCGGATTGGCGTTTCTGGGCCTCGGCGATCCCAATGTCATGAGCTGGGGGTTAATCATCAGCGCGGGGCGCGCGGTGCTGCGCTCGGCCTGGTGGATCTGCACCTTTCCGGGCATCGCGATCCTGCTCACGGTGCTCGGTATCAATCTCATTGGCGACGGGCTCAACGAAGCCCTCAATCCGAGGCTGCGTGAGCGATGA
- a CDS encoding ABC transporter permease, protein MRFALYMGYRLATALPVIFGIMVLNFLLIHLAPGDAASVLAGESGAATPEYMDALRHKFGLDQSIGMQFVTYVSNMAHFNLGYSYRNDADVSSLILERLGPTSLLMLTAFGTAVALGIILGLIAATGRNSWRDNIISLISLVAYATPGFWLGLMMIVIFSIGLGWLPTSGFDTVGAGHEGWAEVWDVGRHLVMPAVSLALFYLALYARLMRSSVLEQTGMDYVTTARAKGQTERRIMTGHVLRNALLPIVTIAGVQAGNLIGGSIVVETVFGWPGIGALAFNALQSRDLNLLLAIFFMSACLIVIINLAVDVIYVMLDPRMEI, encoded by the coding sequence ATGCGATTCGCCCTCTATATGGGATACCGGCTCGCCACCGCGCTGCCGGTGATCTTCGGCATCATGGTGCTCAACTTCCTGTTAATCCATCTCGCGCCGGGCGACGCGGCTTCCGTGCTCGCCGGCGAGAGTGGCGCTGCGACGCCCGAATATATGGACGCGCTGCGCCATAAATTCGGCCTCGACCAATCGATCGGCATGCAGTTCGTGACCTATGTCTCGAACATGGCGCATTTCAACCTCGGCTATTCCTACCGCAACGATGCCGATGTCAGCAGCCTGATTCTCGAACGGCTCGGGCCAACGAGCCTGCTGATGTTGACGGCTTTCGGCACCGCTGTGGCGCTCGGCATCATCCTCGGTCTGATTGCCGCGACCGGACGCAATTCCTGGCGCGACAACATCATTTCACTGATCAGCCTCGTCGCCTATGCGACGCCCGGATTCTGGCTCGGGCTGATGATGATCGTGATTTTTTCGATCGGCCTCGGCTGGCTGCCGACAAGCGGATTCGACACGGTCGGTGCCGGTCACGAGGGCTGGGCCGAGGTTTGGGACGTCGGTCGCCATCTCGTGATGCCCGCCGTCTCGCTCGCGCTGTTTTACCTCGCGCTTTATGCGCGCCTCATGCGATCGTCCGTCCTGGAGCAGACCGGCATGGACTACGTCACGACGGCGCGCGCCAAGGGCCAGACCGAGCGTCGCATCATGACGGGTCACGTCCTACGCAATGCGCTTTTGCCTATCGTGACGATCGCCGGCGTTCAGGCCGGCAATCTGATCGGCGGCTCCATCGTCGTGGAAACCGTCTTCGGCTGGCCAGGCATCGGCGCGCTTGCCTTCAACGCGCTGCAATCGCGCGACCTCAATTTGCTTCTCGCAATCTTCTTCATGTCAGCCTGCCTGATCGTGATCATCAACCTCGCCGTCGACGTGATCTACGTCATGCTCGACCCGCGCATGGAGATTTGA
- a CDS encoding ABC transporter substrate-binding protein, whose protein sequence is MNKISRRTALALPLGLAASSSTIFNSLAKADQPVRGGTMVMIVQPEPSTLAHYAVTAGNIPPIATQIYEGLVTYDWDQNPQPNLATSWETAPDGKSIIFKLREGVVFHNGKPFTSADVQFSFMEILKKYHPFAPLLLAELTGVDTPDEKTAVLLLANPAPYLMKALAGRDLPIMCKSVFEGTQILQNPSANKPIGTGPFKFGQWDRGQFVRLDRNEKYWKPGLPYLNHIIARFIPDAATRSAALETGEAHFAGYSAVNYADLARMKTNPMLDTTMKGYEMTPALSVLELNAKHPPLDKKEVRQAIAYAIDRKVILRDVMYGYGKPATGPLSSLFKTVGFYTDDVRKYDVPDRLDIANKLLDGAGLLRGANGMRFGMHLEVNSFGEQWLRQAEYLKQALAIVGIDLTLRSEDTATWLRRVYTDYDYDINEPFLSQGVDPVYGLNKQYLTSQIRKGVTFVNDSFYANPEFDGILNEAMREPDHDKRAVLYKKAQQILAEDCPLVWLIDVQYVSVFNRKLHDHTTGPLGTQQAFERAWLET, encoded by the coding sequence TTGAATAAAATATCACGCCGTACCGCCCTGGCTTTACCCCTCGGGTTAGCCGCATCATCCAGCACCATCTTCAACAGTTTGGCCAAGGCCGATCAGCCGGTACGAGGTGGCACGATGGTGATGATCGTGCAGCCCGAGCCCTCGACGCTCGCTCACTATGCCGTGACCGCCGGCAACATCCCGCCCATCGCCACGCAGATTTACGAAGGTCTTGTGACATACGACTGGGATCAGAATCCTCAGCCCAATCTCGCGACATCTTGGGAGACCGCGCCCGACGGCAAATCCATCATCTTCAAGCTGCGCGAAGGCGTTGTATTTCACAACGGCAAGCCTTTCACGAGCGCCGACGTCCAGTTCTCCTTCATGGAGATTTTGAAGAAATACCACCCCTTCGCGCCGCTCCTGCTCGCCGAGCTGACGGGCGTCGACACCCCTGACGAAAAGACTGCGGTTCTGCTTCTCGCCAATCCCGCGCCCTATCTCATGAAGGCACTCGCTGGGCGCGATCTCCCGATCATGTGCAAATCGGTTTTCGAGGGAACGCAGATCCTGCAGAATCCGTCGGCCAACAAGCCGATCGGCACCGGGCCGTTCAAATTCGGGCAATGGGACCGCGGACAGTTCGTGCGGCTTGACCGCAACGAAAAATACTGGAAGCCGGGGCTGCCCTATCTCAACCATATCATCGCGCGTTTCATCCCCGATGCCGCGACGCGCTCTGCCGCGCTTGAGACCGGCGAGGCGCATTTCGCCGGGTACAGCGCCGTCAATTACGCCGATCTCGCGCGGATGAAGACCAACCCGATGCTCGATACGACGATGAAAGGCTATGAGATGACGCCCGCCTTGAGCGTGCTCGAACTCAATGCCAAACACCCGCCGCTCGACAAGAAAGAAGTGCGCCAGGCCATCGCCTATGCGATCGATCGCAAGGTGATCCTGCGCGATGTCATGTATGGTTACGGCAAGCCGGCCACAGGCCCGCTCAGCAGTCTGTTCAAGACCGTCGGGTTCTATACCGACGATGTGCGCAAATACGACGTGCCCGACCGTCTCGACATTGCCAACAAGCTGCTCGACGGCGCGGGCCTGCTGCGCGGCGCAAACGGCATGCGCTTCGGCATGCATCTCGAAGTCAATTCATTCGGCGAGCAATGGCTGCGGCAGGCCGAATATCTGAAACAGGCGCTCGCGATCGTCGGGATCGATCTGACGCTGCGTTCGGAAGACACCGCCACCTGGTTGCGGCGCGTCTATACCGATTACGATTACGACATTAACGAGCCCTTCCTGAGCCAGGGCGTCGATCCGGTCTACGGTCTAAACAAGCAATATCTCACGTCGCAGATCCGCAAGGGTGTGACCTTCGTCAACGACAGCTTTTACGCCAATCCCGAATTCGACGGCATTCTCAACGAGGCCATGCGCGAGCCAGATCACGACAAGCGCGCCGTGCTGTACAAAAAGGCGCAGCAAATCCTTGCCGAGGATTGCCCGCTGGTCTGGCTCATCGACGTGCAATATGTCTCGGTCTTCAATCGAAAGCTTCACGATCACACAACCGGGCCGCTCGGCACGCAGCAAGCTTTCGAACGGGCCTGGCTGGAAACGTAG
- a CDS encoding ABC transporter ATP-binding protein gives MLKVENLRVSYGHIEVLKGISFDVDPGEIVALIGSNGAGKTTTLSTISGLLRPTSGKITWKGETINGAAVENIVSAGVAHCPEGRRIFPGLTVRENLITGTASRSYRKSEIEADLALVLDLFPRLKERLTQGGWSLSGGEQQMLAIGRALMSRPNLLMLDEPSLGLAPIVIEQVFDKILELNRRTGLSVLLVEQNSAMALDISARAFVMETGTITLSGPSATLADDPRIREAYLGG, from the coding sequence ATGCTTAAGGTCGAAAACCTCAGGGTTTCCTATGGCCATATCGAAGTGCTGAAGGGCATTTCCTTTGATGTCGATCCGGGCGAAATCGTGGCCCTGATCGGCAGCAACGGTGCCGGCAAGACCACGACGCTGAGTACGATTTCCGGTCTGCTCCGACCGACCTCGGGCAAAATTACCTGGAAAGGCGAGACGATAAATGGCGCGGCCGTGGAGAACATCGTCAGCGCCGGCGTCGCCCATTGCCCTGAAGGCCGTCGTATCTTTCCCGGCCTCACGGTGCGCGAGAATCTGATCACAGGCACGGCATCGCGCTCTTACAGAAAATCTGAAATCGAGGCCGATCTGGCGCTGGTGCTCGACCTGTTTCCGCGCCTGAAAGAGCGTTTGACGCAGGGAGGTTGGTCGCTTTCCGGCGGCGAACAGCAGATGCTGGCCATCGGCCGCGCGCTGATGAGCCGCCCCAACCTGCTGATGCTGGACGAACCATCGCTCGGATTAGCACCCATTGTGATTGAGCAGGTATTTGACAAGATCCTGGAACTCAACAGGCGTACCGGCCTCAGCGTCCTTCTGGTAGAGCAAAATTCGGCGATGGCGCTCGATATTTCCGCGCGCGCCTTCGTGATGGAGACCGGCACGATCACACTGTCCGGGCCATCAGCGACCCTTGCCGACGATCCGCGGATTCGCGAGGCATACCTTGGAGGCTAG